Proteins encoded in a region of the Elaeis guineensis isolate ETL-2024a chromosome 7, EG11, whole genome shotgun sequence genome:
- the LOC105048363 gene encoding bidirectional sugar transporter SWEET4, producing MVSSEAIRTAVGILGNAIALGLFLSPTPTFVRIWKKGSVEEFSPFPYLATLLNCMMWVVYGLPMVHPHSILVITINGSGVIIELSFVILFLLYSQRGKRLMVLAMLLGEIAFVGVVALLVLTLTHTYERRSLIVGVICVFLCAMMYASPLSVMKMVIQTRSVEFMPPFLSLASFFNGTCWTAYALIRFDPYIVIPNSLGAIFAVAQLILYATYYKSTKEQMEARKKAAEMGLAEVVVAKGEANKISSTPNGYKSEIREM from the exons ATGGTTTCGTCCGAAGCCATCAGGACTGCAGTTGGGATCCTAG GAAATGCAATTGCATTAGGGTTGTTCTTGTCCCCAAC GCCAACTTTCGTAAGAATATGGAAGAAGGGATCGGTGGAGGAATTCTCACCATTCCCATACCTAGCCACCCTCCTGAACTGCATGATGTGGGTGGTGTATGGGCTGCCTATGGTGCACCCACACAGCATCCTGGTCATAACCATTAATGGGTCAGGAGTCATCATAGAGCTCTCCTTTGtgatcctcttcctcctctactcCCAAAGGGGCAAGAGACTCATGGTTCTCGCAATGCTGCTCGGTGAGATCGCCTTCGTCGGCGTCGTCGCCCTGCTTGTTCTCACGCTCACCCACACATATGAGCGCCGCTCCTTGATCGTCGGTGTCATCTGCGTCTTCTTGTGTGCCATGATGTATGCTTCTCCTTTGTCCGTCATG AAAATGGTGATACAGACAAGGAGCGTGGAATTCATGCCTCCATTTCTCTCACTAGCCTCTTTCTTTAACGGCACTTGCTGGACCGCCTATGCCCTCATCCGTTTCGACCCATACATCGTt ATACCAAACTCGCTTGGAGCAATTTTTGCGGTAGCACAACTGATATTGTACGCCACATACTACAAGTCCACCAAGGAACAGATGGAGGCGAGGAAGAAGGCAGCGGAGATGGGGTTGGCCGAGGTGGTGGTGGCGAAGGGAGAAGCAAACAAGATCAGCAGTACACCTAATGGCTACAAGAGTGAAATCCGTGAGATGTGA